The Symphalangus syndactylus isolate Jambi chromosome 23, NHGRI_mSymSyn1-v2.1_pri, whole genome shotgun sequence genome has a window encoding:
- the RBM24 gene encoding RNA-binding protein 24 isoform X1 yields MADRAAAERACKDPNPIIDGRKANVNLAYLGAKPRIMQPGFAFGVQQLHPALIQRPFGIPAHYVYPQAFVQPGVVIPHVQPTAAAASTTPYIDYTGAAYAQYSAAAAAAAAAAAYDQYPYAASPAAAGYVTAGGYGYAVQQPITAAAPGTAAAAAAAAAAAAAFGQYQPQQLQTDRMQ; encoded by the exons ATGGCTGACCGGGCTGCTGCCGAAAGGGCCTGCAAGGATCCCAATCCCATCATTGATGGCAGAAAGGCCAACGTGAATCTGGCATACTTAGGAGCAAAACCAAGGATCATGCAACCAG GTTTTGCCTTTGGTGTTCAACAACTTCATCCAGCCCTTATACAAAGACCTTTCGG GATACCTGCCCACTATGTCTATCCGCAGGCTTTTGTGCAGCCGGGAGTGGTCATTCCACATGTCCAGCCGACAGCAGCTGCCGCCTCCACCACCCCTTACATTGATTACACTGGAGCTGCATATGCACAATACtccgcagctgctgctgctgccgctgccgcTGCTGCCTATGACCAGTACCCCTATGCAGCCTCTCCAGCTGCTGCAGGATATGTTACTGCTGGGGGCTATGGCTACGCAGTCCAGCAGCCAATCACCGCAGCGGCACCTGGGACAGCTGCCGCCGCcgctgcagcagctgctgccgcTGCAGCATTTGGCCAGTACCAGCCTCAGCAGCTGCAGACAGACCGAATGCAATAG
- the RBM24 gene encoding RNA-binding protein 24 isoform X2: protein MHTTQKDTTYTKIFVGGLPYHTTDASLRKYFEVFGEIEEAVVITDRQTGKSRGYGFVTMADRAAAERACKDPNPIIDGRKANVNLAYLGAKPRIMQPGFAFGVQQLHPALIQRPFGIPAHYVYPQAFVQPGVVIPHVQPTAAAASTTPYIDYTGAAYAQYSAAAAAAAAAAAYDQYPYAASPAAAGYVTAGGYGYAVQQPITAAAPGTAAAAAAAAAAAAAFGQYQPQQLQTDRMQ, encoded by the exons ATGCACACGACCCAGAAGGACACGACGTACACCAAGATCTTCGTCGGGGGGCTGCCCTACCACACCACCGACGCCAGCCTGCGCAAGTACTTCGAGGTCTTCGGCGAGATCGAGGAGGCGGTGGTCATCACCGACCGGCAGACGGGCAAGTCCCGGGGCTATGGATTT GTCACCATGGCTGACCGGGCTGCTGCCGAAAGGGCCTGCAAGGATCCCAATCCCATCATTGATGGCAGAAAGGCCAACGTGAATCTGGCATACTTAGGAGCAAAACCAAGGATCATGCAACCAG GTTTTGCCTTTGGTGTTCAACAACTTCATCCAGCCCTTATACAAAGACCTTTCGG GATACCTGCCCACTATGTCTATCCGCAGGCTTTTGTGCAGCCGGGAGTGGTCATTCCACATGTCCAGCCGACAGCAGCTGCCGCCTCCACCACCCCTTACATTGATTACACTGGAGCTGCATATGCACAATACtccgcagctgctgctgctgccgctgccgcTGCTGCCTATGACCAGTACCCCTATGCAGCCTCTCCAGCTGCTGCAGGATATGTTACTGCTGGGGGCTATGGCTACGCAGTCCAGCAGCCAATCACCGCAGCGGCACCTGGGACAGCTGCCGCCGCcgctgcagcagctgctgccgcTGCAGCATTTGGCCAGTACCAGCCTCAGCAGCTGCAGACAGACCGAATGCAATAG